The following are from one region of the Synechococcus sp. CBW1108 genome:
- a CDS encoding 2Fe-2S iron-sulfur cluster-binding protein encodes MPVIRFVREGREVECFPGENLREVALREGIQLYGLKGTLGNCGGCGQCITCFVAVPEGGASQALSERTVVEDQKLRRRPQTWRLACQALVQQSVLVLTRPQVGLPDQEALLAAARAHALPPGPTAWPAAPEQECALEEPTATSDEAS; translated from the coding sequence ATGCCCGTGATCCGATTTGTGCGCGAGGGCAGAGAGGTGGAGTGCTTCCCGGGAGAGAACCTGCGGGAGGTGGCCCTGCGGGAAGGTATCCAGCTCTACGGGCTCAAGGGAACTCTGGGCAACTGCGGCGGCTGCGGCCAATGCATCACCTGTTTTGTGGCCGTTCCGGAGGGTGGCGCTAGCCAGGCGCTGAGCGAACGCACTGTCGTGGAGGACCAGAAACTGCGCCGCCGCCCCCAGACCTGGCGACTGGCCTGTCAGGCCCTGGTTCAGCAGTCGGTGCTGGTGCTCACCCGTCCCCAGGTGGGCTTGCCCGATCAGGAGGCCCTGCTAGCCGCAGCCAGGGCCCACGCCCTGCCGCCCGGCCCCACGGCCTGGCCCGCTGCCCCCGAGCAGGAGTGCGCCCTGGAGGAGCCAACCGCAACGAGCGATGAAGCCTCCTGA
- the psbM gene encoding photosystem II reaction center protein PsbM codes for METNDLGFVASLLFVLVPAVFLIILYIQTNSRQGG; via the coding sequence ATGGAAACCAACGATCTCGGCTTTGTTGCCAGCCTTCTATTCGTTTTGGTTCCTGCGGTCTTCCTGATAATTCTTTACATCCAAACCAACAGCCGTCAGGGCGGCTAA
- a CDS encoding universal stress protein: protein MFRNVLIADSGKGHVEEMVRMLRDIPTVRQARFNLLHVVPEQVGESFTEHSQKAAGIAAEAVLRLGLNPGEVNTIIRQGDAKQTVLKVADELNSDLIVMGSRGMNRLQAILSNSASQYVFQLSTRPMLLVREDLYIRRINRVMVTIDGTGVGDNALKLACELVRDIPGGTLTGVHVSRQEITPSRGGKSPAEEVLGKATQRARAFGVELTTVQRSGDVARMVCAAAEELKADLLVIASQDRRPVVARGLVDIDRLLGSSVSDYIRVHAPAPVLLVREPEGRS from the coding sequence GTGTTTCGCAACGTACTGATCGCCGATTCCGGCAAGGGCCACGTTGAGGAGATGGTGCGCATGCTGCGCGACATCCCCACCGTTCGCCAAGCCCGCTTCAACCTGCTGCACGTAGTGCCCGAGCAGGTTGGCGAAAGCTTCACTGAGCACTCCCAGAAGGCAGCCGGCATCGCCGCTGAAGCGGTGCTGCGCCTGGGCCTAAACCCCGGGGAGGTGAACACAATCATCCGCCAGGGCGATGCCAAGCAGACGGTGCTCAAGGTGGCCGATGAACTCAACAGCGACCTCATCGTGATGGGCTCCCGCGGCATGAACCGCCTCCAGGCCATTCTCAGCAACAGTGCCAGCCAGTACGTTTTCCAGCTCTCCACCAGGCCGATGCTGCTGGTGCGTGAAGACCTCTATATCCGCCGTATCAACCGGGTGATGGTCACCATCGACGGCACAGGCGTGGGGGACAACGCGCTCAAACTGGCCTGCGAACTGGTGCGGGACATCCCCGGGGGCACCCTCACCGGCGTGCATGTGAGCCGTCAGGAAATCACCCCATCAAGGGGAGGGAAATCACCAGCCGAAGAGGTTCTCGGCAAGGCGACCCAACGGGCCCGTGCCTTCGGCGTGGAGCTGACCACCGTTCAGCGCAGCGGCGATGTGGCCCGCATGGTCTGCGCAGCCGCCGAAGAGCTCAAGGCCGACTTGCTGGTGATCGCCTCCCAGGACAGACGCCCGGTAGTGGCGCGGGGGCTGGTGGACATCGACCGCCTACTGGGCAGCTCGGTGAGCGACTACATCCGGGTGCATGCCCCAGCCCCAGTCCTGCTGGTGCGCGAGCCGGAAGGCAGGAGTTAG
- a CDS encoding acyl-CoA thioesterase, translated as MKRSSLQPTDGGWILERRVLPQHADHAGVMWHGAYVAWLEEARVEALAKAGVAYSELSARGLELPVVSLAIDYRRALLHGDAVRIWSEVMPRRGLKIPWRSLFLGADGVVAAEAMVELVLVDGVGEPGRQRLMRKLPADLEAAVAILVAGSV; from the coding sequence ATGAAACGGTCTTCCCTGCAGCCTACGGATGGGGGTTGGATTCTGGAGCGAAGGGTGCTGCCCCAGCACGCAGACCATGCCGGTGTGATGTGGCATGGCGCCTATGTGGCATGGCTGGAGGAGGCCCGGGTTGAAGCCCTGGCAAAGGCCGGTGTTGCCTACAGCGAACTCTCGGCCAGGGGCCTGGAACTGCCGGTGGTCAGCCTGGCCATCGATTACCGCCGGGCCCTGCTGCATGGCGATGCCGTTCGGATCTGGAGCGAAGTGATGCCCCGGCGTGGCCTCAAAATCCCTTGGCGCAGCCTGTTTTTAGGCGCGGATGGGGTGGTGGCAGCCGAGGCCATGGTGGAGCTGGTGTTGGTCGATGGGGTTGGGGAGCCGGGGCGCCAGCGGCTGATGCGCAAGCTGCCAGCCGACCTTGAGGCCGCGGTGGCAATCCTGGTGGCTGGATCGGTCTAA
- a CDS encoding DNA-processing protein DprA: MAPAAALPRSSSPSAKSPANSPAKQRRPLLRAADAAGWSLEQRLWWLLWSGCPGVGPSRLVAIRDNFCGWGAAWASPAEAFAGLAGMGSPGCRQLERYRAHWGPDPLPEVARQLQGGRRVLLPADPAFPPELLALERPPLRLHWRGKGWLWPLLRRRQAIAVVGTRRPSLHGLAMAEAIGAALAQAGWPVVSGLAEGIDGAVHRGCLAQGGQPVAVLGTPLERVYPRHHKQLQAEVAARGLLVSELPAGTAVQAGHFAARNRLQVGLAAGVVVVECPLKSGALHSAALAMEQELPLWVVPADAGKASAAGSNRLLAQDATVLLDPADLIRQLGEGPLAPRQSAKSPLSASPPGDSALLAALGRGASLEQLCLSLEQPAAEVAPRLLALELGGLVRAEPGLCWRPI; encoded by the coding sequence ATGGCCCCAGCTGCCGCGCTCCCTCGATCCTCCTCGCCCTCAGCCAAGTCACCAGCCAATTCACCGGCCAAGCAGCGTCGTCCCCTGCTGCGGGCCGCCGATGCCGCTGGCTGGAGTCTGGAGCAAAGGCTCTGGTGGCTGCTTTGGTCTGGATGCCCCGGGGTGGGCCCCAGCCGCCTGGTGGCTATTCGGGACAACTTCTGTGGCTGGGGGGCGGCCTGGGCCTCTCCTGCCGAGGCCTTTGCTGGCCTGGCGGGTATGGGATCGCCGGGCTGCCGGCAATTGGAGCGGTATCGGGCCCATTGGGGGCCAGATCCCTTGCCAGAGGTGGCTCGACAGCTCCAGGGCGGGAGGCGGGTGCTGCTGCCCGCCGATCCGGCCTTCCCTCCCGAGCTGCTGGCGCTGGAGCGGCCGCCCCTGCGTCTTCACTGGCGCGGCAAAGGTTGGTTGTGGCCCCTGCTGCGCCGCCGTCAAGCCATCGCGGTGGTTGGCACCAGGCGCCCCTCCCTGCATGGGCTGGCAATGGCGGAGGCGATTGGGGCGGCCCTGGCCCAGGCAGGCTGGCCCGTGGTGAGTGGTTTGGCGGAAGGGATTGACGGGGCGGTGCACCGGGGTTGCCTGGCCCAGGGGGGGCAGCCGGTGGCGGTTTTGGGCACGCCCCTGGAGCGGGTGTACCCAAGGCACCACAAGCAGCTGCAGGCTGAGGTGGCGGCTCGGGGGCTGCTGGTGAGTGAGTTGCCAGCGGGCACCGCGGTTCAGGCCGGTCACTTTGCTGCTCGCAACCGGCTGCAGGTTGGGCTCGCCGCTGGCGTGGTGGTGGTGGAGTGTCCCCTCAAAAGTGGCGCCCTCCATTCCGCGGCCCTGGCCATGGAACAGGAGTTGCCCCTCTGGGTGGTGCCTGCCGATGCCGGCAAGGCCTCTGCTGCCGGCAGCAATCGTCTGCTCGCCCAGGATGCAACGGTGCTGCTGGATCCCGCCGATCTGATTCGACAACTGGGTGAGGGTCCCCTTGCGCCTCGCCAATCCGCTAAGTCGCCGCTAAGCGCTTCGCCGCCCGGGGATTCAGCCCTGTTGGCTGCCCTGGGCCGTGGCGCCTCCCTCGAGCAGTTGTGCCTCAGCTTGGAGCAGCCCGCTGCCGAGGTGGCTCCCAGGCTGCTGGCCCTCGAGCTGGGGGGCCTGGTGAGGGCGGAGCCGGGTCTGTGTTGGCGGCCGATCTAG
- the prmC gene encoding peptide chain release factor N(5)-glutamine methyltransferase, protein MATELNGNWWLAWRRRQLALGGHPADFDWLVDLAGGIPWREQQQLRLHPEQLVRLRVDPSHIEELWSLHLHTAEPLQYLVGRCPWRDLELLVGPGVLIPRQETELLVELALALAPDCPGPWADLGTGSGCLALALALAWPTSSGWSVDASPAALVQASVNLERAGVGDRVRLLEGSWWQPLRPLWGQLQLVVSNPPYIPTAVWAALEPGVREHEPALALDGGADGLGALRPLAQGARAALAPGGLLLLEHHHDQSAAVIELLTLAGLEQVRAHLDLEGQQRFVSARRC, encoded by the coding sequence ATGGCGACAGAGCTCAATGGCAACTGGTGGTTGGCCTGGCGCCGCCGCCAGCTGGCCCTGGGCGGCCATCCGGCCGATTTTGACTGGCTGGTGGACCTCGCTGGCGGTATCCCCTGGCGCGAGCAGCAGCAGCTGCGGTTGCATCCCGAGCAGCTCGTGCGGCTCAGGGTGGATCCCAGCCACATAGAGGAGCTTTGGAGTCTCCATCTCCACACCGCCGAACCCCTGCAATATCTGGTGGGTCGCTGCCCCTGGCGCGACCTCGAACTCCTTGTGGGCCCGGGGGTGTTGATTCCGCGTCAGGAAACGGAGCTGCTGGTTGAGCTAGCCCTGGCGCTGGCTCCAGACTGCCCGGGTCCATGGGCAGATTTGGGCACCGGTTCGGGCTGTTTGGCCCTGGCCCTGGCCCTGGCCTGGCCCACCAGTAGCGGTTGGTCTGTGGACGCCAGCCCCGCAGCTCTTGTTCAGGCGAGCGTCAATCTGGAGCGGGCGGGGGTGGGCGATCGGGTGCGGCTGCTGGAGGGCAGCTGGTGGCAGCCGCTGCGGCCCCTGTGGGGACAACTGCAGCTGGTGGTGAGCAATCCGCCCTACATCCCCACGGCGGTGTGGGCTGCGCTGGAGCCGGGGGTGCGGGAGCACGAGCCCGCCCTTGCTCTCGATGGCGGGGCCGATGGGCTTGGCGCCCTGCGGCCTTTGGCTCAGGGCGCCAGGGCCGCCCTTGCTCCTGGTGGACTGCTGCTGCTGGAGCACCATCACGACCAAAGCGCGGCGGTGATCGAGCTGCTGACGTTGGCGGGTTTGGAGCAGGTGCGAGCCCATCTCGATCTGGAGGGCCAGCAGCGCTTTGTTTCGGCCCGGCGATGCTGA
- a CDS encoding L-threonylcarbamoyladenylate synthase: protein MSDPLPTLAPPDLAAHLLGGSAALFPTDTLPALASCPSQAHQLWALKHRPAEKPLILMAANAEALLGSIGRPPRPEWLAMAAWAWPGAVTLVLPAIGPVAEALNPGGGSLGLRLPACPQALALLELSGPLATTSANVSGQPPATTAEEAARQFADVPLLGPMPWPEAGGMASTVLAWREGGGWQVLRAGALLPQGI from the coding sequence ATGTCTGACCCCTTGCCCACCCTTGCTCCCCCGGATCTGGCCGCCCACCTGCTGGGAGGATCGGCTGCCCTGTTCCCCACTGACACCTTGCCTGCCCTGGCGAGTTGTCCCAGCCAGGCCCATCAACTCTGGGCCCTGAAGCACCGCCCAGCCGAGAAGCCCCTGATTCTGATGGCCGCCAATGCCGAGGCCTTGCTGGGGTCCATCGGCCGCCCGCCCCGGCCCGAGTGGTTGGCGATGGCGGCTTGGGCTTGGCCGGGGGCAGTCACCCTGGTGCTGCCGGCCATTGGCCCCGTGGCAGAAGCCCTCAACCCAGGTGGTGGCAGCCTGGGGTTGCGGTTGCCGGCCTGCCCTCAGGCCCTGGCCCTGCTGGAGCTCAGTGGACCGCTGGCCACCACCAGTGCCAATGTTTCCGGTCAGCCCCCCGCTACCACGGCAGAGGAGGCGGCCCGGCAGTTTGCCGACGTGCCGCTGCTAGGCCCCATGCCCTGGCCAGAGGCCGGGGGCATGGCCAGCACCGTGCTGGCCTGGCGGGAGGGTGGGGGCTGGCAGGTCTTGCGGGCCGGTGCTCTACTGCCTCAAGGGATTTGA
- a CDS encoding response regulator transcription factor, with translation MGETAKPELTAATCITPAEMRVLQELEQGHSNKAIAAALIVSPRTVESHMANLLAKTGCQSRTQLLLWAIGGRSAGDKVLWEGQV, from the coding sequence ATGGGCGAAACCGCCAAGCCAGAACTCACGGCTGCTACATGCATCACCCCGGCAGAGATGCGGGTGCTGCAAGAACTGGAACAGGGCCACAGCAACAAGGCGATCGCCGCCGCCCTGATCGTCAGTCCCCGCACCGTGGAAAGTCACATGGCGAATTTGCTGGCTAAAACCGGCTGCCAAAGCCGCACCCAGCTCCTGCTGTGGGCGATCGGCGGGAGATCGGCAGGCGATAAAGTTCTATGGGAAGGGCAGGTTTGA
- the minE gene encoding cell division topological specificity factor MinE, producing the protein MTLRDVINKLLGLHPPSANTAKQRLQLVLAHDRSDLNPELLQQMRREILEVVSRYVEIDLEEGDVTLETEDRVTALVANLPIRRAKVPFPPVEPTFQAKLSS; encoded by the coding sequence ATGACCCTGCGCGATGTGATCAACAAACTTCTGGGCCTGCACCCCCCCAGCGCCAACACTGCCAAGCAGCGGTTGCAGCTGGTGCTTGCCCACGACCGCAGCGACCTCAACCCCGAACTGCTGCAGCAGATGCGTCGGGAGATCTTGGAGGTGGTGAGTCGCTATGTCGAAATCGACCTAGAAGAAGGCGACGTCACCCTGGAGACGGAAGACCGGGTGACAGCCCTGGTGGCCAATTTGCCGATTCGGCGCGCCAAGGTGCCCTTCCCCCCTGTCGAACCGACCTTCCAGGCCAAGCTCAGCTCCTGA
- the minD gene encoding septum site-determining protein MinD, whose product MTAPSTRYILICSGKGGVGKTTLTANLGIALAKQGARTAVLDADFGLRNLDLLLGLENRIVYTAQEVLSESCRLEQALVKHKQEPNLALLPAGNPRMLEWLQPDDMKKIAALLGDHFDFVLIDAPAGIEGGFKNAMAAAREAIVVTTPEVSAVRDADRVIGLLNSEGVKPIQLVLNRVRPKMMANQEMLAVSDVTDILALPLLGLVLEDEQVIVSTNRGEPLTLNGNGSPAARAYSNVARRLLGEDVPLIDPSKERQGIRATIGRLMQTKIF is encoded by the coding sequence GTGACCGCCCCGTCTACCCGCTACATCCTGATCTGCTCCGGCAAGGGGGGCGTGGGCAAAACCACCCTCACCGCCAACCTTGGCATCGCCCTGGCCAAGCAGGGAGCCCGTACCGCCGTGCTCGATGCCGACTTCGGCCTGCGCAATCTTGATCTGCTGCTGGGGCTGGAGAACCGGATCGTGTACACCGCCCAGGAGGTGCTCTCGGAAAGCTGTCGGTTGGAGCAGGCCCTGGTGAAACACAAGCAGGAGCCAAACCTGGCCCTGCTGCCGGCGGGCAACCCGCGCATGCTCGAGTGGCTGCAGCCCGACGACATGAAAAAGATTGCAGCCCTGCTCGGCGACCACTTCGACTTTGTGCTCATCGACGCCCCCGCTGGCATTGAGGGCGGCTTCAAGAACGCCATGGCGGCTGCCCGCGAAGCGATCGTGGTGACCACCCCGGAGGTGTCGGCGGTGCGCGATGCCGACCGGGTGATCGGCCTCCTCAACAGTGAAGGGGTGAAGCCCATCCAGCTGGTGCTCAACCGGGTGCGGCCCAAGATGATGGCCAACCAGGAGATGCTCGCTGTGAGCGATGTCACCGACATTCTGGCCCTGCCCCTGCTGGGTCTGGTGCTGGAAGACGAGCAGGTGATCGTGAGCACCAACCGCGGTGAGCCCCTCACTCTCAATGGCAATGGTTCCCCGGCCGCCCGGGCCTACTCCAACGTGGCTCGCCGACTCCTGGGCGAAGACGTGCCCTTGATCGACCCGAGCAAGGAGCGCCAGGGCATCCGCGCGACGATCGGGCGGCTGATGCAAACCAAGATCTTCTGA
- a CDS encoding phospholipase D-like domain-containing protein, with protein MLRAHQRGVQVRVMLNPHTSGGDRWNDEAHARLGEWGIEVAWTSEAFPVTHEKSMVVDRSCALISTFNLSDKYFTESRGYGIVSHAPPVVEEVIAGFEADWARTFFHPNLHVGLVWSSVHSRGQMARIIDLARETLWIQHPKFVDAVILERIISARERGVKVRLLCGGKHGISDWDIYDTFSSLRVMERFGVKVRRQKHLKLHAKLLLVDGTYAQTGSMNIDRSAFDLRRELGIESDAPEVVARLRNTFQADWDVAKKYQAPDPLDPSLHEAGELPPDPHFVHD; from the coding sequence CTGCTGCGGGCCCACCAGCGCGGCGTGCAGGTGCGGGTGATGCTCAATCCCCACACCTCCGGCGGAGACCGCTGGAACGATGAGGCCCATGCCCGCCTAGGCGAATGGGGTATCGAGGTGGCCTGGACCAGTGAGGCCTTCCCAGTGACCCACGAGAAATCGATGGTGGTGGATCGCTCCTGCGCCCTGATTTCCACCTTCAACCTCAGCGACAAATACTTCACCGAATCCCGCGGCTACGGCATCGTCAGCCACGCCCCGCCGGTGGTCGAGGAGGTGATTGCCGGCTTTGAGGCCGACTGGGCCCGCACTTTTTTCCATCCCAACCTCCACGTGGGCCTGGTTTGGAGCAGCGTGCACAGCCGCGGCCAGATGGCCCGAATCATTGATCTGGCGCGAGAAACCCTCTGGATTCAGCATCCCAAATTCGTGGATGCGGTGATCCTCGAGCGGATCATCTCCGCCCGGGAGCGGGGGGTGAAGGTGCGCTTGCTCTGCGGTGGCAAGCACGGCATCTCCGATTGGGATATCTACGACACCTTCTCCTCCCTGCGGGTGATGGAGAGGTTTGGCGTGAAGGTGCGGCGCCAGAAACACCTGAAACTGCACGCCAAGCTGTTGCTGGTGGATGGCACCTACGCCCAGACGGGTTCGATGAATATCGATCGCAGTGCCTTCGACCTGCGTCGGGAACTCGGCATCGAATCCGATGCCCCTGAGGTGGTGGCGAGGCTGCGTAACACCTTCCAGGCCGACTGGGATGTCGCCAAGAAATACCAGGCCCCCGATCCCCTCGATCCGAGCCTGCATGAGGCGGGCGAATTGCCACCCGACCCCCATTTTGTGCATGACTGA
- a CDS encoding chromate transporter: MTEPHLAPRPSLVQLFWGMLQVALSAFGGGLSAWSQRIVVEQRRWMTNEQFLTGLTVARLFPGPNQINMAVFVGAEFHGLAGALVALAGMLLVPFTLLMAVGLAYFQLHGIPAVDRVLAGVVAAAAGMALSMGFKILDQYTKDWFALVLAAAVFVALTWLHLRLIPVVLISAPLAMVWYWPRRPAQQ, translated from the coding sequence ATGACTGAGCCCCATTTGGCGCCCCGTCCCAGCCTGGTCCAGTTGTTCTGGGGCATGCTCCAGGTGGCCCTCTCAGCCTTTGGTGGGGGGCTGTCCGCCTGGAGCCAGCGGATCGTCGTGGAGCAGCGACGTTGGATGACCAATGAGCAGTTCCTCACCGGGCTCACCGTGGCCCGCCTTTTCCCCGGGCCCAACCAGATCAACATGGCCGTATTTGTCGGCGCCGAGTTCCATGGCCTGGCCGGTGCCCTGGTGGCCCTGGCCGGCATGTTGCTGGTGCCCTTCACCCTGCTGATGGCGGTAGGCCTGGCCTATTTCCAGCTCCACGGCATCCCTGCGGTCGATCGGGTGCTGGCCGGGGTGGTAGCGGCGGCGGCCGGGATGGCTCTCTCGATGGGATTCAAGATTCTTGATCAGTACACCAAGGACTGGTTTGCCCTGGTTCTGGCGGCGGCAGTTTTTGTGGCCCTCACCTGGTTGCACTTGCGCTTGATTCCGGTGGTGCTGATCTCTGCTCCGCTGGCCATGGTCTGGTACTGGCCCCGGCGGCCTGCCCAGCAATGA
- a CDS encoding chromate transporter — protein MSELLAAAACTPARLSDLGTLLQVLGQFLSLSLFSLGGGNTLLAEYHHLAVDQFCWLSNAQFADLYALAEAAPGPSSMLVGLIGLGASWPEGPFWALLSAYGAEAAILMPSTLVMVLACLSWKQLEHSPWRRDFEQGLGPITLGILFAVGLKILRTADTNAAGVLVSVLVCVLMLRSRISPLWFMAGAGLLGGLGLINR, from the coding sequence ATGAGCGAGCTGCTTGCCGCTGCCGCCTGTACGCCAGCCCGGCTCTCCGACCTGGGCACCCTGCTCCAGGTGCTCGGGCAGTTTTTGTCCCTGTCGCTGTTTTCCCTGGGTGGCGGCAACACCCTGCTGGCGGAGTATCACCACCTGGCGGTTGATCAGTTCTGCTGGCTCAGTAATGCCCAGTTCGCCGATCTCTACGCCCTAGCTGAAGCGGCGCCCGGCCCCAGCTCGATGTTGGTGGGCTTGATTGGCCTGGGCGCGAGCTGGCCGGAAGGGCCTTTCTGGGCCCTGCTCAGTGCCTACGGCGCCGAGGCGGCCATCCTTATGCCATCCACCTTGGTGATGGTGCTGGCCTGCCTCAGCTGGAAGCAGCTGGAGCATTCCCCTTGGCGCCGAGACTTCGAGCAGGGCCTGGGGCCGATCACCTTGGGAATTCTGTTTGCGGTGGGCCTGAAGATTCTGCGCACGGCTGACACCAACGCAGCCGGCGTGCTGGTTTCGGTGCTGGTGTGTGTGCTGATGCTGCGCAGCCGCATCTCACCGCTCTGGTTTATGGCCGGGGCGGGGCTGCTGGGCGGCCTCGGCCTGATCAACCGCTGA
- a CDS encoding septum site-determining protein MinC, which produces MGADSGAELIPAQGGKGLHRLVLPAPAAIHSGQVAPLQEAAALVQSAVASARLLGSGGPRGLLQLEAGSWRLSLGQLSELRDTLAGLELELANLCSSNPQTHVAAAALGIECQWPAQATAGEPAPRGNDLGDPDPELVVHRGTLRSGDHLQTQGTLLVLGDVNPGARISAAGHVLVWGRLRGTAHAGCNGDTGARIVALQLRPLQLRIATTVARGPDGSPPPGLAEEAKIVNGTIQIDPAQPGWPLSG; this is translated from the coding sequence ATGGGAGCAGATTCGGGAGCAGAGCTGATTCCAGCCCAGGGGGGCAAGGGGCTGCACCGGCTAGTGCTGCCTGCTCCAGCGGCCATTCACAGCGGCCAGGTAGCGCCGCTGCAGGAAGCCGCCGCCCTGGTGCAGTCGGCCGTGGCCAGTGCGCGCCTGCTGGGCAGCGGTGGGCCCCGGGGCCTGCTTCAACTCGAGGCCGGATCCTGGCGTCTCAGCCTGGGCCAACTAAGCGAACTGCGCGACACCCTGGCAGGCCTGGAGCTGGAGCTTGCCAACCTCTGCAGCAGTAACCCCCAGACCCATGTGGCGGCAGCGGCCCTGGGGATCGAGTGCCAGTGGCCAGCCCAGGCAACCGCTGGGGAGCCTGCCCCCAGGGGGAATGACCTGGGCGATCCTGATCCTGAGCTGGTGGTGCACCGGGGCACCCTGCGCTCCGGCGATCATCTGCAAACCCAGGGGACCCTCCTGGTGCTCGGGGATGTGAATCCCGGGGCTCGAATTTCCGCCGCCGGGCACGTACTGGTGTGGGGGCGTCTGCGGGGCACCGCCCATGCCGGCTGCAATGGCGACACCGGAGCGAGGATCGTGGCCCTCCAGCTCCGGCCCCTGCAGCTCCGCATTGCCACGACCGTCGCCCGGGGGCCAGATGGATCCCCACCACCCGGCCTTGCCGAAGAGGCCAAGATCGTCAATGGAACCATCCAGATCGACCCGGCCCAGCCAGGCTGGCCCCTCAGCGGTTGA
- a CDS encoding HD domain-containing protein gives MGERTYHDPLHGAIRLDGADPAEALVIDLIDTAPFQRLRRVRQLGPAFLTFHGAESSRFTHSLGVLHLAQLALGQLERRNPALAEHRAVLYAAALLHDVGHGPLSHSGEEMYGLHHEAWSGRLIREHPALRDRLETYAPGTAEAVAALLEHGQYPNAAIQALVSSQLDCDRLDYLLRDSYSTGTAYGKLDLERILAALTLAPDGQLAITPKGLMAVEHYLVVRNLMYRSVYNHRLNVVCNWLLRQTIASARRLGPAEVWADPVMARWLWHCDGLDLETFLANDDIRTGYHLMRWMEEGPAELQAPCRRLLERRLLKATAVSHLEPGRRMELLAAAHQLSEAAGLDVETSCGLEQRQNRGYHPYKGGLRLWDGENLQALEQRSALVQSLTTPVELAWLIHPAEVAPKLRKLVGR, from the coding sequence ATGGGGGAACGTACCTATCACGACCCGCTGCACGGGGCGATCCGCCTCGATGGCGCCGACCCGGCCGAAGCCCTGGTCATCGACCTGATCGACACCGCCCCCTTCCAGCGCCTGCGCCGGGTGCGCCAGCTGGGGCCAGCTTTTCTGACCTTCCACGGAGCCGAATCGAGCCGCTTCACCCATTCCCTGGGGGTGTTGCATCTGGCCCAGCTGGCCCTGGGCCAGCTGGAGCGCCGCAATCCCGCCTTGGCCGAGCACCGGGCCGTGCTCTACGCCGCGGCCCTGCTCCACGACGTGGGCCATGGCCCCCTGAGCCACTCCGGCGAAGAGATGTATGGGCTCCACCATGAAGCCTGGTCGGGTCGCCTGATCCGGGAACATCCGGCACTGCGGGACCGGCTGGAGACCTATGCCCCAGGCACCGCAGAGGCCGTGGCCGCCCTGCTGGAGCACGGCCAGTACCCCAACGCCGCGATCCAGGCCCTGGTGAGCAGCCAGCTCGACTGCGACCGACTCGACTACCTGCTGCGCGACAGCTACAGCACCGGCACGGCCTACGGCAAGCTTGATCTCGAGCGGATCCTGGCAGCCCTAACCCTGGCCCCCGATGGCCAACTGGCCATCACCCCCAAGGGACTGATGGCCGTGGAGCACTACCTAGTGGTGCGCAATCTGATGTACCGGAGCGTCTACAACCACCGGCTCAACGTGGTGTGCAACTGGCTGCTGCGCCAGACCATCGCCAGCGCCCGCAGGCTGGGGCCGGCAGAGGTTTGGGCCGACCCGGTGATGGCCCGTTGGCTGTGGCATTGCGATGGGCTCGATCTCGAGACCTTCCTGGCCAACGACGACATCCGCACCGGTTATCACCTGATGCGCTGGATGGAGGAAGGCCCTGCGGAGCTGCAGGCCCCTTGCCGCCGACTGCTGGAAAGACGGCTGCTTAAGGCCACCGCCGTGAGCCACCTGGAGCCGGGCCGGCGGATGGAGCTGCTGGCTGCAGCCCATCAATTAAGTGAAGCTGCAGGATTAGACGTCGAAACCAGCTGTGGCCTGGAACAGCGCCAGAACCGCGGCTACCACCCGTACAAGGGCGGCTTGCGGCTCTGGGATGGCGAGAACCTCCAGGCCCTGGAGCAGCGCTCTGCCCTGGTGCAGAGCCTCACCACCCCAGTGGAGCTGGCCTGGCTGATCCATCCTGCCGAGGTGGCGCCTAAGTTGCGCAAATTGGTGGGCCGCTGA